The Oreochromis niloticus isolate F11D_XX linkage group LG4, O_niloticus_UMD_NMBU, whole genome shotgun sequence DNA segment ATGgtttagattaaaaaataaaatattaaagcgTTGGCTAATTAATTTAAATTGCGCTGGGAGTTTCAAAGACTCTTGCATGTTAGAATAAATATAACTAAACTTTCTACCTCACAGGTTGTTTTGTCAAAGCTACAAAGTTACAAATTgtaactgtttctgagagataTGCACAGAGTGTGCTTTTCATAGACACCTTGAACCACCAGCTATGGCAAAATTAGATGCTTAATGCAAATGTGCTTGAAACAGTGACAAAATCTGCACAAAAAGGAAGGAGTTAGTGTTTTACATCCTCTTTCAGTTTTCTGGTGACTTTAGTTCTCTGCCACCTCCAGATCCCCTGTTATATTCATATGATGCCAAATATGATCCCAAGAGGCCTTTCAAGTCTGATGTCATTGTCTCAATTTAAGATTTATGTTGAGGGATGTTAGTCATGAATGATGCTGTGCGGTTTGAATTACTCACTATGAAAAAGTGCTGATCCCAAGCTTAATGGCCATACTGAAATCAGGCCTGGTTTCACATGGTGTGCACTATAGCCTACACCACGAGTTTAGTCAGTAAAGCTagtaaaaataaatttctaTTACATATTTCTATAGAAATATGACAAAGTGCTCCATAAGAAAATGCtaaaagagaaagacagtgGGAGAGAGTTCAAGAGTCTGGCGGTAACTGATGCAAAAGCTCCATTTCCTTTAGTTTTCAGCCTTCTGTGCTATATAGACACTAGACCCTGATCAAAGAAAGACCTCATGGGGCCTACTGGGGACATATGGATGTAAAAGTTCACTGATTTATGCTTGTGCTCACCTATTCAGAGCTCTAAAAGTCTAAACCAGAGTCTTAAAGTGGACTATGAAGTTAATGGGGAGCCCATGCAACTGAATTAGCAACGGTGTGAGTACTTAGATCTGGAAGATGTTCCAAAGAAGACAAAATCAAGAGTGAACGAGATATATAACATGAGTATCCAAAGTGATGGCTGAATCAAAAGATATCCTACTGAAGATTCCGCAAAAGTGGGAAGGGGACCTAGAGTTTCCTTTATCTTAGACACAAATCTGGCAGAGCACAAACAAGACAACTTTTTTCCTCATTTAGTTAGAGAAAATTGTCATCCATTTGACTTTTAATAGAGCCTAAGCACCTACGCGTAAACCTATCCGTAATCAGAAATAGTAAAGGCCCCAAAATAGAACCCTGTGGCACACCACAGCTAGAGAAGTAGAAGAGGACCTGAACTTAGAAGCAGGCACAGAAATGAAGAAAGCCACTCCAAAGCAGACTTTTATACACCCACCTAGCATGTTAACCTGTCAAGCATAATGTCAGGTCATTATTTTAAAAGTGGGTGGGTGACAATGTATAGCTGGGATGTCaaccacatacagcccactttgacctTAAGTGAAGTGAAAcactgtcagtgtaaagaaattTAAGTACACATTTAATCTCTGAGATATCTTAATACAAGATTAAAAAATGTTCAATTTCAACAGCACagctcagtttttctacatgataaaagtgtaaaattaaagaaaaagttCTGGTAGCTCACTGCTCAGACTGTCCTGTTTTTATAAAATGTAAAGTTTTTGTCGATTAATGAAAaatttctggggttttttgttttgttttttactgaaatATCTATAGTACACAAAGGAAAACAGGGATTTTTCCATCATGTAATTGTTTGTCTATTACATCTAACTATCACTTAGCTGTAAAGCATGAAAAATGTATACCCTTGTTCATATTTTGCAAAACCATCCAGCAGGCCAGATTTGAGTCTTTGCTGGGCTGATTTTGGCCCCCTGgtcttatgtttgacacccgttaaaaacacaaaagcattcAATGCAGGAGACGCTTGTACCCAGAAATCACTTAACAGCACTGATGCTAAAAGACACCCACTGTAAATTTCTCTGGCTTTGACAAAACATCAGTACCTGTGCTTGTTAGTGGGTAGTCAATGAGGGTCGACGAGGGTGTTCATTACATGAGCTACCATGTGGTTAGTTACACGGCCACAACATGGGATCATTATCAAAATGTATCATGCTAACATTTTTATTGGACATTAGAAGTAGAATAGTGGCTGGTTGGAAAGCTGTAAATATTTAGATTAAAGTGATTAAGGGTTAATGCTAAGTTAGAGTGATTACAGTCATCATCAAGATTGAATATCTGAAAATGTCCATCTCAGTGTTCTTAAGATCATGCATTAAGAGGGGCCTACAAAGAGTGCAATAAAGTCATTTTACAGTCATTCTTTAGAGATTTCCACTCACCAAAGTtctcaaaactgaaaaaaaactactactactactgttaTCGAAGGTCTCGGTTTTCAAACTAAATCGATTAAATGTTGTTTCTCAGGGCGAGCATCACCAAGGACCCTTTTTATGACTTGGTGACACTACGCAAAAGAAAGATCATCAGCAACACTTCCTCAAAGGACTGACACAGCACCATCAGTGGATCATGGATTAGTTTGACTGATGAAtcatgtttcattttaatgactGCTCACGAAAGATAAAACCAAGACGTCATTGCTCTGTATTTCAAAGAACTGCGCAAATTGGGATGTGATACTTGTAGTGTAAAAAGGAGAAAAGTGAATCGTGGTTTTCACGTTACTTCTGCAAAATGAATGCACTGCCGCTCCGACTTCAGGGGCGACAAGTCTGATGGACAAACATCTGCTGCAAAGCTATAACAATCATGAAAGTCTAACCTAGAAGACATACAATGACCACAAAAAGACTCAAATGACTCCAGAGAGCCATAAAACAACTACAAGGAGACAGAAAATGACCTCAAAGAGACATAACAAAGACACACAAGGAAAATTCAGGGACATAAAATGACTTTAGACACAGGAAATGACCACAAAGATAAAACAACttcataaaaaaacacacagatagACTTTAGCAAGACATAAAATGACTAGAAAGAGACGCAAAACAACtgcaaagagacagaaaacaacttcaaaaagaaacaaaatgtttttgaaGTGAAACATATTGACTTCACTGAGACACAAAATGCCAACAAAGtatcaaaaaataaattgatACACGCCTTTTAGTCATGCACACTTTTCTGTTAATATGAAAGCATTTGAACTTATCAGCTTATTGAATCAATGTTCACATCAGTGGTCACTTTGTTGTAAAAGCTGAGATGGCATTTGCTCGGTCAGACCTGGTATCATTTAGGTAACAGATTCAATGCATGCATGAATAAGGCTGGAACTACATGTGCCTTTTCTTCATCTTCAgttcctttttaaaaagacttACAAAAGACCAAAGTCTGGCACCTTTTCACATCTGATGCCAGTGTGTCATAAACCAGCATTTGTAGAGACTGGAGGTCTTGTAGGGTCACTGTTTGCAAGACTACAGCTAGATTCCCAAATTGGATACCTAGAGAAAAACAGGTAGTTGTCAGATCTCAGCACAGAAACTTCATGAGTTTGGTTTAGGACCACAGCTGAATCTACTGATGAAGTGAATTCAGAGATTGAATTTGAGACTGAAAACTCGATTTCTTTTGAAAGTATCTCCCATCATGGTGTCCTTGTGCGTGCAGCCACTGGCTGAGATAACAGAGAGAGCACGAGTATTGGTTTTCTATAATGTTTGCATGATTGAACTTCAATACttgcaggaggaaaaaaaaacttttattggAATATAAGACAACAGAAAGATCGACTTAACTGAGTTTTATGACCACCTGACATCAAAGGACTGAGATGACAGAAGAATGCCACAACTATTGAAAACTGTCAGAATTTAATTTAGACTTTGTGTGCAACCAAAAATGAttataaaagtaaaatatcatttttattgTACGCTGGAAAAAATCGGAACACATATTCAGGATCAGCACAGGTCTATAAACACTGTAGAGAGCATTTCTTGATTCATTGGTTCCACAATTTAACTTGGATTAAACAGATTAAATCTAGAAAGGTTTCCAATGAAAACAGCATTGCTGACAGTCCAAACTAATGAGACTCAAGGTCAAGGTTTGACACAGTTATCGGGATCTGAATTAGGTTTGTGGCTTGCAGCTATTTATAGAAGTCTTTCTTTTGCATTAATTACAAATCTGCAGCATCAGACAGCAGCAGGATTCATCTGTGAGCATCTAAAAAGAGAGAATAAACGCAACCCAGATAAAAATGAAAGAGTGCTGTCATTTTAACAGAATAAggaactgaaaaggaaaaagaacttAAATTTTTTACAAAAATTAACCACAGAAATgaagcaaaaacacaaatacaatgGCACagatgtttgtgtatgtgtactTGTAAACTCTTAGTCTCCCCGTGGCTGCAGACTATTTGAagttacatatatttatttgttcatATTAGAATATTTAAAGTAGATGATTTTACAGACCAATGTAGCAAATAAAATGTACAGTTTATTATAAATGTGTATCAAAAGGTTAAAAAGCACTCGTACTTGTTTCTTGACCCTGATGTGCTGTAGTCACACTTTAGCTTGTGTAAAAATGCATTTAGCACTTTTGTAAacctgttttagctgttttgtaaatgaaaatgtgatttttttgttattgtgtaTTCAAATGAATTTTAAGTTATAAATCTTTGTACAGCATGTTTTTAGATCATTTTTTGTAAAATTTAATGACTTTATACTTGTGTGGTAATCAAACTACTTTTCGTGTATTAAAGAAGTATATCGTATATTAAAATTGTGCAGTTCTTTTTCCAGCAGATGGCGCTACATTACCACTCCACACCCTTTCTTTTGATCAGGAAGCTCATGCTGAATTATTAACCCCTACAGTGACTCGCTGAATACGTTAACCAGATTATTACTGTGATGATTACTGTGCGAGGTACGACATCATGTGTTATCTTGTTATTTTTGCTCCTGTTATTGTCAGATTAACATGATATGTGCTGTGTGGAGGCTTTTCCTGTGAAGATGCAGCGTGTCTGATGTTGCGATAGAGTTGTGGTTTCCTGGGAGCAAACAtacaagagagaaaaaaagaaaagaaaatatacatcttctcacagctttattcaaaccTACAGCATATTGGCTCATTTCtttgtgccaaaaaaagtgtTCTTTTTGCAACTTTGCATCATCTAACCTTTGTGTTTAGTtgactttggctttttttttcttatttttgtccCACACTTCTCACAGACAATAAttgctgaaaaattaaaacctaTTTCCCCTCAAAAGTATGTGAACCTACACAGCTCAAACTCAAAGAATGAAGTCAAAATaactctgtagttttctttgTCAATTTCATGAATATTTCTCTCACAGTAGCCTGATATGGTTTATGTTTATACCACCTTATCTGCCACTCATAAAATGACACATACCAAACCCATATTAGTAAGCATAGTAAACAGTCACATGTTGACTCGTGGTTACTGCAAAATGATCACTCCAGCTAAAAGCACGCTCACTGCTCCGCTGTTTGAAGGGGGCGGACAGATGTATCCCGATTCGGTCAGACAGTAAGATGTGTGCACTATTTTGAAACAGTTACTTTGAAGCAAACTTACTTATTTCCACTTTCAAAGTGCCATGCCTTCTCCTTTAGAGGCTTGGTTTGGATTCTTAtctgtaaaaaacagaaactcactCAATCAAATTATGAAACGGTCTCACAGGCTGATTGGTGAGCCACAGCTGAACCCAGCATCCTTGCACAGCAGGCAGATGTTTTCATTGTTCCACCCTTCACACAGTGAGTttcactctttctttctttcttcaggATGCAGGTTTACAGTCACAAAGTGCAGAACAGCACGGTGTGAAAGCTGGTTCCTGGAACCATCACTCGcatgaaaaaacagcttttatgtGTTACTATTATTAGGCTTACCTGCTTATGCCATGCATGCGAGGATGGAGGGCTCCTCTGTGATGATCCACTCTATCCGCAGGTACAAATAAACTAACCTGAACTtgatcttttttgtttgtttgcttgtttcagCCAGTTTGGCTTTAGCTGCAAGGTTGTAGTATTAATGATTAAATGGAGAAACTTTACTGCTAACATCCATATTTCACGTGTGGCTAATTACACTTACAGTATTTAAATATGAACAATATCAGTCCCATATGAGACATGCATGAGCAAGGCAACACTGAGCTCAGTGTTTAGAGCAGCGGTGTCAAATTCTCCTCTGTTCGCCATCTCAAGGGGTCTGGACCATTAAAACCATTGTATTCTACTTGGCTACCAGTATAAAAGAATGTCTCCCACTGAGTTGTGATTGATTTGTGCCATTTTGAAGCTTCTAACTGAATGTTTTCACAGTTACCATCTCTGTGTTTTGAAACAGGTGTGATGAGTGAGGGGTGTGAAACTTCACACACAACTGCAAACAACTTATGATTAAAAAATTGGTAGCCGAGGAAATACCCTAGGTAATTGTTCTTTCTGACTCTTAGAGCAACCACAATTTGCAAAGGTAATTGTTTTTTCAGTATGACTTGAACTTATCAACTGAGCAGTCATGTCCCCTTGGGCTGCATTCAACACCATATATTTATCATACACCATAATGTGTATGATAAATAGCCTCGAAGcacttaaagtgctttatacaattTACACAACTGATAAAGATGTTCAACCCAGTATCACGGCAAAACCTTGGTGGACTGGCATGGCTGTTACATGTGATACTGGGTTTGGGAGGTTTCGCTTTGTAGTGACTATAAAGGAGTTGAAGCTGCGTGAATTCTGACTGTTTGGGCCGTAAAAAAAGACCGACACAGATATCGCAGCATCTATCGGTTAGTGAAGTTTTTCTGTGAAGTTTTGAGCTGAGCATTATCACCAACAACATcttggcattttcaaaacaggatGTCACAAATGAGAGGTGAAACTGAGGACAGTGTACATTTATAAGGACTTGTGAATTGCaacctgattttattttttgacctTAAGAGGAACCAAAGCTTCTAAACTGAACTTCATGTTTCATCCAATTATCCTTTACACTAGAAGCAGAGCACATAAGGTCATCAGGAAAGTGGTTACTGAGGTTGTAACCTAAATAGGAAGTAGAATTGTTATTCCCCCGAAGGGGTGAAAATCCCAAAGTGCAGACGCAATATTCAATCGACAACTGTGTGATCAGTTCTGTTTGTTAGCAGTTTTCAAGATATCATTTTTCAATTTTGTGTGATGGTAGGTAACAATAACAGCTTTTTTATGTTGCCCACAATTTTTTATGAATCGTGTTCAAACTTCACACCAATATGCTAGGCCGTGGGGTACGCAAGCTGGCTAAGCATTCGACCTTGAGCTTCACTGTTGGCGCCCCAATATATCAAATGAAAGGGCATGGCGAGAGCTGTACAacacactttttgttttttcaatacgATGCCCTATGACCTATAGTGATGCCATAAAGCTTCAAGAAATTACACACTACATACATATCTTAAAATCTCAAGTTTTTACAGCTTTCTAGCTTTTTACAGCTCTAATCATAcaggtaaaaataataaaatacaccACTGTAGCATGTAATGCCTCAAAGTCACAGGTTAGACATAAGCATGTTGCTGTAAAAGCTGGCTGATGTCAGCATGTTGTAATtaaaacatcataaaacatcCAAGTTTTAGTATAGCCCTTGCAATACTGGGGGGCAAGCACCAAGCAGTCCTCAAAAAGCCATAAATATGAATATGTCTAGCTAAAAAAGGTCACATGACTCGCTGCACCATCCTGTGGTACAAAAAGGTATTACAGAAAAGAACAACCCGGCCCTAATTTGGCTTCAGTTGACATCTCTTAAATACGATACAGACACATTTGTTAGAGCTAGTTAAtcactttatttaaacacaggAATTTATATTAAGTACCTTTAAATTCATCTCACTTCATAACCTAACCCTCCCCAAACAGGTTAGCGAGATACTACAAGTTTTCGCTGTGATGAAGGCGGCTGCCGTCTTACCCTTACATCATTGTGGTAACTAATGCTAAACTCAGAACCTGGTCCTGAGCAAATTATGTTCAGGGCTTTGGTTTAAAATCTTCTGTAAGCTCAacattttcactgattttttCCACTACAAACTGTAACTGGAGTAATTAACTACTGGAGAGAAACAAAGCAGTGTGCAGCAAAGTTACACCAGTGCAAAAAGCACCACATAGTCAGAGGAATTGACATTCATTCAGTTGGTCCTAGTGTACCCCAAATTCCATTTTCCACTGCTGGAATTATGGCTAATAGATCAGACATTAGAAAATTAATCAGTCTGTATGCAAAGTAGATCAAATCTGATTAATTTCTCTGTGATCTGACCACAAACTAATTTACAGGTCTCTGTCATTGGCCGCTAGGACTGTCAGACATGAATGGACTGATATTTAAATGTATCCAGTTTTCTAGACAGTTTAAATCACCTGCATCATTAAGTGGTGAAACAAATATGTACATCCACTCATGGAGACAAAAAGTTTTCTGCAGCATCACCAACTCTTGACTTGTTTTTAACATCAGAGTGGATTTCTTTTCTAGTTTACTCTATCTGATCATGTCTCTGACCGAAGTAGGCGGTGCGCAATCGACCCAGATTGTGTGGAGGAAGAGTCAAATGATGCATTAAATGCTCCTTTACTGTCAGAGCCTGATGCAGAAAGAGTTCAAGCTGCTAACAGTGTGATTTCTCTCAAAGCTGACTTGAGTTTTATGTTAAGTTGGGCAATTAAATGTAAAGAAGGCCTGACTTTTTATGCTGAACCTGCTTCATAGTCTAAGCCTCAGTCATTGGCTGAGAtttattgacttttttttttaaataagcacaaaactgAAAATCTATAGGAACTTGCTTTAGGTCAGAAAGAGGCACCCCTCCCCATCTGTACCTCTCACCACGCAGCAGCACTCAGCTATAGTTCACCAGGAGACATCGTGTTCCTTCTAACTTTGTAAGCAACATAAGATCTGACCCCCACCTCCTGCTGTGCAGTCAGGCAAAGCTTTGAATATTCGCTGCTGATCCTCATCAAATCTCAGGGCTCAAAAAGCGATCTCCCTGGGTTTACATTTCTGAAAATAACAAGCTGTCTGTCTGCATGCTGCTCTTTAACTGACACCaaatcacacaaacacttttttttccttttgtttttattccatttctGCAACAGTTCAGATCATTTGTGTCTCAAGTGGTTCTCAAGGATTCACATTTTATTCTCCGGCCTGTTTCACCTGCGTATCAAAACAAAATCCCAAAGTGCAGACGCACAGGTCCTCATACATTATTCACAGTCTGTACAACACACTCCCATGAACACTGTTGCCAAGGGTCCTCAGTAAGGTTACACTCAGGTACAACACCACATCTGATCACTTTTCCTGTCCCCATGGAGACCAGAATAACTAAGAGGTGTTATGTAATCCATCCATGTCACCTGGATCAGTCATCAGCTCCTCTCTCACTCTTTAGGTTCACGagtgtaaaacatgaaaacacttTAGTTGTAAAATAACTTAATACCAAAAAAGTGTAGAAAATAAATTTAATAGTGTCAATAAAATTTCCCATGAGCACTTTGGCCAAAAACGTGTCTCTAGTGTCGGCCTTCAGCTCAACCTGAAGCAGCATACGTGTCCAGAGGGACACACTGCGCTCATTTTTCGTGAAGAAACGTCAGCTGGTTGCAGTAAGGCGATACCGAGACTCACCCGCTGCAGCAGGTTTTACAACCAGACCCTCAAATGTCAATATAtccttgtttttttctcatgatTGGATGCAGTTCTTCTTCTGATGCCGGCGGCGACTTTTGAATCCTGTTggtaaataaaaggaaaaaaaatccatcaattTAATTCACAATCACAAACTTCAATCGCACAATAACTGATTCTCGTACGCACCGTCTTCATCTCCCGTGCTGATGGTCTGCATAGACACGCTCCTCTGAATGAACTTCGACGGCTTCTTGATTTTGGTTTTCAGTAGTCCTGGTTTCTCAATGAACTGAAACGAGTCATCGGATTCATTTCCTGCGACCCCATTGGCCACTGAGACTTTACAGTCTGCTGTGATAGTGGGGGAGGGGCTCTGAGGAGTGACCACGCCTTCCTCTATAGTGTCTGTACTGTGATTGGCTCCTCTGCCTTTCAAGAAATGCCTGAAGGAGCTGCGCTTTTTTGGTCCGTCTGCCTGGTTCTTCTTCTGGCCTCCTTTTCCATCCTCCTCTATAGGTGAACCCGGACTCTGTGGGGAGGCTCGGTCcaacttttctttgtttgcatTAATAAAGCCGTTCTGCAGACCGTTCCTCTGGTTTAACCCACCCACCAGCGAGTCCCTCTGAGTCGACAAGTCCTGTAGCGAACCCGTCAGACCCAAACTGTTCCCGAAAACCAGCGAGTACTTGGGATTGTGGTACTTATGCGCAGGAACTTTCAGGTCAATCTGTCTGGAGTCCCCAACCGATACCTGAAAGCGAGATGTAGTGACAGGCAAAGGCCGAATGTGCTGCATCTTTGGCTTCATGACTGGTGTAGGAAGTGGTGGTTTAGTGATGTTAAACTCTCTGTAGAGGTCCACCTGCTCAGACACTGCATACAGCTCCCGGAAGTCGTTGTCAAAGAAGTCCACAGTGTGTCCCGACATCACCGTGATCGTGTTCCTGTCCAGCCGAGACGAGCTCCAAGTGAagctgcaggaaaaaaacaggAGTGTAAACCAAAGTGGTGGTAATGGACAAGAAAGatgacacaaaacactgggaGACACAACTgcttgtattttattatttaaggcCATTTAaagaatatacacacacacatatatatatatatatatatatacatatatatacacacacactctcctaTTTAGCAGGTTTTGGCGAAATCCAACAACCTCAGAGGTCAAACTGGGCTTTTTAGGGCAACAAGAAGTGCTTCAAAGTCTAGTCAGCAGGTTCAGTAACCATTCATCACCAGCTGCTGAGattcacttcaattcaattttatttaaatagcgccaaatcacaacaacagttgcctcacgGTGCTTCAGTATGACCTTGATGGGATGTGTCCTTGCTTCCTTTGTAACAGCTACATCACCATGTTCGGGTCTTTCAGagttaaaaatgtaaactgTGTAAATTTTGAtgaagactggaagaaatttgtgaCCATTTGATGAAATCCAATATGGCGGTTATGTCAGGGGTGTTTCCATGTGTCGGCCATAAGTTTTCACGCTTCTTTTCACTGATTAGTTTTTTTAAGGCTAACATCAGCATCACCAAATGGGACCAC contains these protein-coding regions:
- the fam83fa gene encoding protein FAM83F is translated as MAESQLVCMDDEHVNEKVPESKPEFYYSEEQRAALEQLLRNGDGAFKMRLQEDNTKDFLCAQEVKVIRKTFQEYDTDSDSESGEHDKSKGSSSADSGVHSTYWPQMSDTEVPTLDIGWPGSSGVYKGVTRVSVYTHPPKEQGPHIKAVVRRLIQESHKVVAIVMDLLTDLQILQDLLDASSRRGVAVYVVLEARGVPHFLDMCSRLQINAMHLRNLRVRMLKGAGLALSFGKLPGSLCSKYMLVDGEKVMFGSYSFTWSSSRLDRNTITVMSGHTVDFFDNDFRELYAVSEQVDLYREFNITKPPLPTPVMKPKMQHIRPLPVTTSRFQVSVGDSRQIDLKVPAHKYHNPKYSLVFGNSLGLTGSLQDLSTQRDSLVGGLNQRNGLQNGFINANKEKLDRASPQSPGSPIEEDGKGGQKKNQADGPKKRSSFRHFLKGRGANHSTDTIEEGVVTPQSPSPTITADCKVSVANGVAGNESDDSFQFIEKPGLLKTKIKKPSKFIQRSVSMQTISTGDEDGFKSRRRHQKKNCIQS